A segment of the Streptomyces sp. NBC_00376 genome:
TCAGGGATCAGGGGTCAGGGGTCAGGGGTCAGGGGTCAGGGATATCGGAGGTGCAGGGGCCGAGGGCTACAGGTACGGGCCCGAGCGGATCGCCCCGTGCGGGTCCCCGCTGCCGTCCTCGTCCTCGTGCGCGCTGCCCGGCGGAAGTGCGCGGCGCATCTGCTCCAACTGGGCCCGAGCCGCCATCTGCTGAGCGAACAGAGCCGTCTGGATGCCGTGGAACAGGCCCTCCAGCCAGCCCACCAACTGTGCCTGGGCAATTCGGAGTTCCGCCTCGGAGGGCACCGACTCCTCGGTGAACGGCAGGGAGAGCCGCTCCAGCTCCTCCACCAGTTCCGGCGCGAGGCCGTCCTCCAGCTCCTTCACGGAGCTGGCGTGGATCTCCTTGAGCCTGACCCGGCTCGCCTCGTCGAGAGGAGCCGCCCTGACCTCCTCCAGGAGCTGCTTGATCATGCTTCCGATGCGCATGACTTTCGCGGGCTGCTCGACCATCTCCGTCACCGGGACCTCACGCGACTCGTCGTCAGTGCCACCGCCGCCGATCGCCATGCCGTCCTGCCCCACCACGAGGACTTGGGGGTGCTCCTGCGACCGTTCATTCCTCGGCATCTCCATGGCGCCATTGTCTCGCACACCTGCCGTACGACACTGTGGTGCCCCCGTAAACGGTTGATCCACCGTCCACGGGGGCACCGAGTCAGCCGGTCAGCCCACCAGCCGCGCCATCGGCCGCACCACCGGCCACGCCACCACCGCGGCCTCCGGCATCACCCGGCCCTCCGTGCCAGGGCGAGGCGGGAGCGGGTGAGCGCCGAGGCGAGCAGGCCGGCCAGCAGCGGCACGCCCACGACGAGCAGGCCGAGGGTGGCCCAGGGCAGCACGATCGGCGTGTACGCCGACTCCGTGGGCTGCATCCGCATCGTTTGCAGCGCCTGGCGCAGATCGACCATCCGCAGGGCCACCGCCGGCACCAGTCCGGCCAGCGTGCCGAGCACCACACCCGTGAGCGCCACCACCACGCACTGGAAGCCGGACAGTTTCCGCCGCACGCCCGGGGGCGCGCCGACCGCGCTGAGCGTGTTGAGATCGGCTTCGGCGTCCGCCTTGGCGAGGCCCGTCGTGATCGCGGCGGCGCCCAGTGTCACCATTCCGGCGAACAGGGTCAGGATCAGCAGCATGGAGTTGTCGATCCCGCCGGGGCCGGACTCGGACTGCGTCCAGATGCCACCGCCGGACTGCTCGATCGCGCCGTAGGTCCGCTGCTCCTCGGCGTCCGTGGGCGGGTGGGCGACCGCGTACACGCTTCCGCTCACCTGGGTGCGCAGGCCGATCCGTTCCGCGGTCTGGCGCGGCAGGATCATGTTGATCCCGGGGGTGGCGGCGTACTTCTCGGGTGCCACGTACACCTTCAGTTTGTCCGTGGTGGTCCGCGCCTTGCCCGGGTGCAGCTTCCGGCCCTGCTTGTCCTTGTCGCTGTAGGCGTGGACGGCCTTGATGGTGACTTCGCCGTTCTTCGCGAACACCGGGTTGAGCAGTACCGGTGTGCCCGCCGCCAGTGCCTTGGCGGCGGCGGGGTCGTCGAGCTTCACATAGGTGCTGAGCATGGCTTCGTCCGCCACGACGATGCCGTGCTCACCGGCGTTGAAGACGCCCGACGTCATGATGCCGACGAGACAGGCGGGGGAACGCATCAGCTTCTTGTGCTCGTCGGCGGTGAGCCGCGCGGCGAGCTCCTTGGCACCCTTGCCGGTGAGCGGGCAGGAGGAGGCCTTGCCGGCGGGCTTG
Coding sequences within it:
- a CDS encoding bacterial proteasome activator family protein produces the protein MEMPRNERSQEHPQVLVVGQDGMAIGGGGTDDESREVPVTEMVEQPAKVMRIGSMIKQLLEEVRAAPLDEASRVRLKEIHASSVKELEDGLAPELVEELERLSLPFTEESVPSEAELRIAQAQLVGWLEGLFHGIQTALFAQQMAARAQLEQMRRALPPGSAHEDEDGSGDPHGAIRSGPYL